In one Alphaproteobacteria bacterium RIFCSPHIGHO2_01_FULL_41_14 genomic region, the following are encoded:
- a CDS encoding chromosomal replication initiation protein DnaA, whose product MTEKIQIWNRVQSLLPDVFGQTTYKGWLKFLEFEEDMGSRILLSVPSPFIRDWITNRYLNQILALWQKEDGSIQTIEVIAKESEKPASTPKNNAFVAPEEESAPEALDNYLLKNSTAGLDPRFTFENFVVGKPNELAYAAAQRVAESDKVYFNPLFLYGGVGLGKTHLMHAVAWKLHKTQPNRRVIYMSAEKFMYQFIRALRHKTMINFREQLRSVDILMIDDVQFISGKDSTQEEFFHTFNSLVDQKRQIILSADKSPSEMQGIEERMRSRLGWGLVADIHPSTYELRLGILQSKAENLPLPMPAEILEFLAHKITSNIRELEGALNRITAHATLVGSDISLDKTQELLKDLLRANEKYVTVEEIQRHVAEHYNIRVSDMHSSKRSRIVARPRQVAMYLSKQLTSRSLPEIGRKFGGRDHTTVMHAVKAIKSLQENDPTLRDDVALLEKMLGH is encoded by the coding sequence GTGACTGAAAAAATACAAATTTGGAATCGGGTTCAATCATTGTTGCCTGATGTCTTTGGGCAGACCACTTACAAAGGCTGGCTTAAGTTTCTGGAATTTGAGGAAGATATGGGAAGCCGTATCTTGCTTTCTGTCCCTTCCCCTTTCATTCGAGACTGGATTACGAACCGTTATTTAAATCAAATCTTAGCCCTGTGGCAAAAAGAAGATGGCAGTATCCAAACCATCGAGGTGATCGCAAAAGAATCAGAGAAGCCTGCATCCACCCCTAAAAACAATGCCTTTGTCGCCCCTGAAGAAGAATCTGCTCCGGAAGCGCTTGATAACTATCTCTTAAAGAACTCAACCGCTGGCTTGGACCCCCGCTTTACATTTGAAAATTTCGTCGTTGGCAAACCCAATGAGCTTGCGTACGCCGCCGCTCAGCGTGTTGCGGAATCAGACAAAGTCTATTTCAACCCTCTTTTTTTGTATGGGGGTGTCGGACTTGGAAAAACCCATTTAATGCATGCCGTTGCCTGGAAGCTCCATAAAACACAGCCCAACCGACGCGTCATTTACATGTCGGCTGAAAAGTTTATGTACCAGTTCATTCGAGCCCTAAGACACAAAACCATGATCAATTTTAGAGAACAACTTCGATCTGTTGATATTTTAATGATTGATGACGTTCAGTTTATTAGCGGTAAGGACTCTACCCAAGAAGAATTTTTCCACACTTTTAACTCTCTTGTGGATCAGAAACGACAAATTATCCTCTCTGCTGATAAATCTCCTTCCGAAATGCAGGGGATTGAAGAGCGGATGCGGTCTCGGTTAGGATGGGGGCTCGTAGCAGACATTCACCCGAGCACCTACGAACTTCGATTGGGCATCCTTCAATCCAAGGCTGAAAATTTGCCTCTTCCTATGCCCGCAGAAATTTTAGAGTTTCTAGCTCATAAAATCACTTCAAATATCCGTGAGCTGGAAGGTGCTTTAAATCGCATTACGGCCCATGCCACCCTTGTAGGCAGCGATATTTCCTTAGACAAAACGCAAGAACTTTTAAAAGACCTTTTGCGAGCCAATGAAAAATATGTGACGGTAGAGGAAATCCAACGTCATGTGGCTGAACACTATAATATCCGAGTCAGCGATATGCATTCTAGCAAGCGCTCCCGGATCGTCGCCCGTCCTCGTCAGGTCGCTATGTATCTATCAAAACAATTGACGTCTCGATCTTTACCCGAGATTGGACGCAAGTTTGGGGGACGAGACCATACCACCGTGATGCACGCAGTGAAGGCCATCAAATCTCTCCAAGAAAATGATCCCACCTTACGGGATGATGTGGCACTTCTTGAAAAGATGCTGGGGCATTGA
- a CDS encoding 30S ribosomal protein S20 has translation MANHKSAKKRIRQTVNRTEINKSHMSALRTSVKRVEQAIISGQKEVAQAAFKAAQPFLVKGAKKGLMHANAASRKIARLSTKIKSL, from the coding sequence ATGGCTAATCATAAATCAGCAAAAAAGAGAATTCGGCAGACAGTGAATCGCACGGAAATAAACAAATCGCATATGAGCGCATTGCGGACGTCTGTGAAAAGAGTAGAGCAAGCTATTATCTCTGGTCAAAAAGAAGTTGCCCAAGCAGCTTTCAAAGCAGCCCAGCCTTTCCTCGTAAAAGGAGCAAAAAAAGGGCTTATGCATGCAAATGCAGCCTCTCGTAAAATTGCTCGGTTATCTACAAAAATTAAATCTTTATAG